In Caldicellulosiruptor morganii, the following proteins share a genomic window:
- a CDS encoding DNA-methyltransferase: MKKDIIIHGDVWAGLEFIKDNSVSVAITSPPYWKQRDYNFEGQIGQEESPEEYIGRLVTIFNKLRQKLKEDGVFFLNIGDKYLNQYGKSHLMMIPYRLAYHMVKDGWILEEIIIWYKPNHMPSSVKDRFTNTYEPIFVFAKRKENIYKDFYKREKKSVVEIPLQQTPWKHTAVYPENLVQEMLERVNLNNGDIVLDPFAGTGTTGIVVKNLRNGFLSKEVYSIMIEKGNEFVKIIKERVGIENIIQVREIPYTWHSAKEENLPSNIDSLPLVNDKHGEVHIAQNYEEFLSILKGMCTKEFKNFHREDAIYFVGVKEWNLQSLYYVHAVYKYGYVVRNMLVVSNGSKWYPIFMLSRDTTKVAYKFYLDRVRINPKIKEERDWTKEEFIGMKVRDISGKTSREGQVMEILDKYPDEFPKIIVVQWNGEASIEFVMHPEKDEFLMEGLRFFCPRCNNELIDPYDPIGKNICSFCGLELWINVETIPIIKEPQEILEYVNDLEKSDYLVGQIVDVVDFKIKKNGSFSKFHSLDRINWGASPGARKLVEGEYFTKMRLYRIDQPIVAQYLTLLRKSKNMRIQDVISKFPKEYYHTVGHWFRKDFGGSIPIPEDIKLLKKVFNIHDGLLRILERTALKFQTVKTSVKGKNPGDYIKNKNDEELSTFLKKLYVPSTEYLLTMCKK, encoded by the coding sequence ATGAAGAAAGATATAATAATACATGGAGATGTATGGGCGGGCTTAGAATTTATTAAGGATAATTCTGTTAGTGTAGCTATTACATCACCACCATATTGGAAACAGCGTGATTATAATTTCGAAGGACAAATAGGGCAAGAAGAATCTCCAGAAGAATATATAGGTCGTTTAGTTACTATATTCAATAAACTTCGACAAAAACTTAAAGAAGATGGTGTTTTCTTTCTTAATATTGGTGATAAATATTTAAATCAATATGGGAAATCTCATCTTATGATGATCCCATATAGGTTAGCTTATCATATGGTTAAGGATGGTTGGATTTTAGAAGAGATAATAATTTGGTACAAACCAAACCATATGCCATCATCAGTAAAAGATAGATTTACAAATACATACGAACCCATTTTCGTTTTTGCAAAAAGAAAAGAGAATATTTACAAAGATTTCTATAAAAGAGAAAAAAAGAGCGTTGTAGAAATACCTTTGCAGCAAACACCATGGAAGCATACAGCTGTGTATCCAGAAAATTTAGTCCAAGAAATGTTAGAACGGGTAAATCTAAATAATGGAGATATAGTATTAGATCCTTTTGCAGGAACGGGTACTACAGGAATAGTTGTTAAAAATCTAAGGAATGGTTTTTTAAGTAAAGAAGTTTATTCTATTATGATTGAAAAGGGTAATGAATTTGTGAAAATAATTAAAGAAAGAGTTGGTATTGAGAATATTATTCAAGTGAGAGAAATACCTTATACATGGCACTCAGCAAAAGAGGAAAATCTACCTAGCAATATAGATTCTCTTCCTTTAGTGAACGACAAACATGGGGAGGTACATATAGCACAAAATTACGAAGAATTTTTATCTATTTTAAAAGGAATGTGTACAAAAGAATTTAAAAATTTTCATCGGGAAGATGCTATTTATTTTGTAGGTGTTAAAGAATGGAATTTACAATCGCTATATTATGTGCACGCTGTATATAAATATGGATATGTAGTGAGGAACATGCTGGTTGTTTCTAATGGTAGTAAATGGTATCCCATTTTTATGTTGTCGCGCGATACTACAAAAGTGGCATATAAATTTTATCTTGATAGAGTACGAATAAATCCAAAAATAAAGGAAGAAAGAGATTGGACTAAAGAAGAATTTATTGGCATGAAGGTTCGCGATATTTCTGGAAAGACTTCAAGAGAAGGACAGGTAATGGAAATTTTAGACAAATATCCAGACGAATTTCCTAAGATTATTGTTGTTCAGTGGAATGGAGAAGCCTCTATTGAATTCGTCATGCATCCGGAAAAAGATGAATTTTTAATGGAAGGGTTAAGATTCTTTTGCCCAAGATGTAATAATGAATTGATAGATCCTTATGATCCAATAGGAAAAAACATTTGTTCCTTCTGCGGATTAGAACTTTGGATAAATGTAGAAACTATTCCTATTATAAAAGAACCACAAGAAATTTTGGAGTACGTTAATGATTTAGAAAAAAGTGATTACTTAGTAGGACAGATTGTAGATGTAGTAGATTTCAAAATCAAAAAAAATGGGTCTTTTAGTAAATTTCATTCACTTGACAGAATTAATTGGGGAGCATCTCCAGGTGCAAGGAAACTAGTTGAAGGAGAATACTTTACAAAAATGCGTCTTTATAGAATAGATCAACCTATTGTAGCTCAATATCTAACGTTACTTAGGAAATCCAAGAACATGCGTATTCAAGATGTGATAAGTAAATTTCCAAAAGAATATTATCATACGGTCGGACATTGGTTTAGAAAGGATTTCGGAGGGTCTATCCCTATACCTGAAGATATTAAATTGCTCAAAAAAGTATTTAATATTCATGATGGTTTACTAAGAATTTTAGAAAGAACTGCTTTAAAATTTCAAACAGTAAAAACCTCAGTTAAAGGTAAAAATCCAGGAGACTATATCAAGAATAAAAATGATGAAGAATTAAGTACTTTTCTTAAAAAATTATACGTTCCTTCAACCGAATATCTACTTACTATGTGTAAAAAATGA
- a CDS encoding 5'-methylthioadenosine/S-adenosylhomocysteine nucleosidase family protein, whose protein sequence is MIFIVTAYHQEARALIKHFSLKKLYEPSKFQIFTGNDIILIESRQGIVKSSIATTFALTSFKAAKMDIALNIGICGAKENTFTKGDGILCNKIINHHSKKRFYPDILINHSMKEATLESFMHPVKKESLPPDIEGDIVDMEGAGFFEAASLFLPPHNIHCIKIVHDFLDFENINPAEVENLIEQGIPYIEDIINSLSRLNCEFSDNLPEPDDIHLLVNKLKDNLKLTAYMKNELEDLLKGYFVRHKKLPEELFDFLNISSIKSKKEVKEHFDRLKKILLG, encoded by the coding sequence ATGATATTCATTGTCACTGCTTACCATCAGGAAGCAAGGGCTTTGATAAAGCATTTTAGCCTTAAGAAACTATATGAACCTTCAAAATTTCAGATTTTCACCGGCAATGACATTATCCTGATAGAAAGCCGGCAGGGAATTGTAAAAAGCAGCATTGCTACCACATTTGCCCTGACAAGCTTTAAAGCAGCAAAAATGGATATTGCACTTAACATTGGAATCTGCGGTGCAAAAGAAAATACATTCACAAAAGGCGATGGAATCCTGTGCAACAAAATAATAAACCATCATTCCAAAAAGAGATTTTATCCTGACATTTTAATAAATCACAGCATGAAAGAGGCAACACTTGAAAGTTTTATGCATCCTGTGAAAAAAGAAAGCCTCCCACCAGACATTGAAGGTGATATTGTGGACATGGAAGGTGCAGGATTTTTTGAAGCAGCTTCTTTATTTTTGCCACCTCACAATATTCACTGTATCAAAATTGTCCACGATTTTCTTGACTTTGAAAATATAAATCCCGCTGAGGTTGAAAATCTGATAGAGCAAGGTATTCCTTACATAGAAGATATAATAAATTCTCTTTCAAGATTGAACTGTGAATTTTCAGACAACCTGCCTGAGCCTGATGATATACATCTTCTGGTAAACAAATTAAAAGATAACTTAAAGCTTACAGCATATATGAAAAATGAGCTTGAAGATTTGCTAAAAGGCTATTTTGTGCGACATAAAAAGCTTCCAGAGGAGCTATTTGATTTTCTTAACATATCCAGCATTAAATCTAAAAAGGAGGTAAAAGAACACTTTGACAGACTCAAAAAAATCCTTCTTGGCTAA
- a CDS encoding SPL family radical SAM protein, whose translation MTDSKKSFLAKHFSHVYIEKEVFSHPITEQILEKLANPQIVRIDNYREVFNRSNQSFFLQEKSKKLILAKKYGEFLYPGPSVCHSFGYENFYYTSNILNCIYSCEYCFLKGMYRSANIVVFVNIEDYFNEIDRILENKFLYISVSYESDLLALEGIVPFSSAWIEYAKEKQNLMIEIRTKSANFKALEKLPPQQNVILAWTLSPQEIIEKYEHTTPSLFARLSAIKKAIENGWKVRLCFDPVLYIEDWKTIYENFINTVFEELNPEKILDISVGVFRISKDYLKSMKRAFSNEITAFLYEEAEHVCTYPKWLKEDMMAALISRLEHFLPSYKIFVV comes from the coding sequence TTGACAGACTCAAAAAAATCCTTCTTGGCTAAGCACTTTTCACACGTGTACATTGAAAAAGAGGTATTTTCACACCCGATAACAGAACAAATATTAGAAAAACTGGCAAATCCACAGATTGTTAGAATTGATAACTACAGAGAAGTCTTTAACAGAAGCAATCAGAGCTTCTTTTTGCAGGAAAAGAGCAAAAAGCTCATACTTGCGAAAAAATATGGTGAATTTCTCTATCCTGGACCCTCGGTCTGTCACAGCTTTGGATATGAAAACTTCTATTACACAAGCAATATTCTAAACTGCATTTATAGCTGTGAGTATTGCTTTCTGAAAGGCATGTATCGGTCTGCAAATATAGTTGTATTTGTAAATATTGAAGACTACTTTAATGAGATTGACAGGATTTTAGAAAACAAATTCCTTTATATCTCTGTATCTTACGAATCAGACCTTTTAGCACTCGAAGGCATTGTGCCATTTTCATCTGCGTGGATTGAATATGCAAAGGAAAAACAAAATCTGATGATTGAAATCAGAACAAAAAGCGCCAATTTCAAAGCCCTGGAGAAATTGCCCCCGCAGCAAAACGTCATTCTTGCATGGACACTCTCGCCACAGGAAATCATTGAAAAGTATGAACACACAACTCCATCTCTTTTTGCACGACTTTCTGCAATTAAAAAAGCAATAGAAAACGGCTGGAAAGTAAGGCTCTGTTTTGACCCGGTTTTATACATAGAAGACTGGAAAACAATCTATGAAAATTTCATAAATACTGTCTTTGAAGAACTTAACCCCGAAAAGATACTGGACATATCTGTGGGTGTGTTCAGAATCTCAAAAGATTACCTAAAAAGTATGAAAAGGGCATTTTCAAATGAGATCACTGCATTTTTGTATGAAGAAGCAGAACACGTATGCACCTATCCAAAATGGCTAAAGGAAGATATGATGGCTGCCTTAATCTCAAGGCTTGAACATTTTTTGCCTTCTTATAAAATCTTTGTGGTATAA
- a CDS encoding tRNA 2-thiocytidine biosynthesis TtcA family protein, translating into MQHIFSKVRKAVEDFDMIEDGDRIAVGVSAGKDSLTMLYTLSFMRRFYPKKFEVVAITVDMGIEGMDFSPVKEFCDRINVEFHLVPSQIKQIVFDIRKEENPCSLCANLRRGILNSTAKSLGCSKVALGHHLDDVVETFFLSLFYEGRIYCFSPKTYLDRTQITTIRPMIYLKEHELRSAAKKLELPVITNPCPANGKTNRQRMKEFVKSLKQFHPATKDLIFNAIKRGIWGLKD; encoded by the coding sequence ATGCAGCATATATTCAGCAAAGTTAGAAAAGCTGTTGAAGATTTTGATATGATAGAAGACGGTGACAGAATTGCAGTTGGTGTTTCTGCTGGAAAGGACAGCCTTACCATGCTCTATACTTTGAGCTTTATGAGAAGGTTTTATCCAAAAAAATTTGAGGTTGTGGCAATTACAGTTGATATGGGGATTGAAGGCATGGATTTTTCGCCAGTAAAAGAATTTTGTGATAGAATAAATGTTGAATTTCACCTTGTGCCATCACAGATAAAACAGATTGTGTTTGATATCAGAAAAGAAGAAAATCCCTGCTCACTGTGTGCAAACCTTCGACGCGGGATATTGAACTCAACAGCAAAAAGCCTTGGTTGCAGCAAGGTTGCGCTGGGACATCACCTGGATGATGTGGTTGAAACATTTTTCTTAAGTCTTTTTTACGAAGGAAGGATATACTGTTTTTCGCCAAAGACATATCTTGACAGAACTCAAATTACAACAATCAGACCCATGATTTATCTAAAAGAGCATGAATTGAGGTCAGCTGCAAAAAAGCTTGAGCTTCCTGTTATTACAAATCCATGCCCTGCAAACGGTAAAACTAACAGGCAGAGAATGAAAGAGTTTGTAAAAAGCTTGAAACAATTTCACCCGGCAACCAAGGACCTTATATTCAATGCTATCAAAAGAGGCATATGGGGATTGAAGGATTAA